In the Penaeus chinensis breed Huanghai No. 1 chromosome 31, ASM1920278v2, whole genome shotgun sequence genome, one interval contains:
- the LOC125041745 gene encoding zinc finger protein 585A-like, giving the protein MGELQLFQHLVYEIKSLFIHAKTLGWIEKYEFEIALPTRHRQAPTHEHSVILQKILLNLQNTIQMMLAEQQRPLTGSFTSEVPNEGKELTSYHSSTSNDIMCYAPDRVYRSDKKADSEHITASGQDPEDKLTKCLPQQLPTTKEAEAANVLMNLSGKAADRVGHSRLEGCTILHQEVISSDATKPTLYVVPSGTSNSNVKREYPVCDEVPQINEKDLLPLATQVLCQFCSQQCEDLVELHEHVLAMHNMCETEPPFMTSYKKLKNQNQDEDVESRTPGEGRRHKETKNKNYEQESHSLDELLIPVTSSGGILRHESEKRKFIEDKKAKKKPRSRKGNQNAEGKTASLELCNKMSHSEGQDCYSKSLWDKCNDSRQELTHDINVSVIDNTPKQYSPLKADQVHLEEKEKSVQIHHPTEVPVSQATGDALAIAIESSKIRVIEAKVTIFVCLKCSSCYTNAQEFRTHACSRIQPVIERCPDGSVVLVKHINTEENQAQLSEEEVWYFPEFLIRQQRGDKKQTGELEIVDTLSGHRLQLYTAYQPSYLSEQLISFRCPTCEKDSDSLGKFFDHLTKGPCMFRCPNCSLVYVTQDKLQKHRSSLHPTLEDRTCPNCHEVFEKRHQRNKHVKTQCSQLHICDTCGSVLKNEYNLRVHMLSHQDRKHICSECGAAFHRRVVLTRHMMHHSGTKPHACPQCNARFYTKQHLKTHLDRHSGIKRFPCSACDKAYYSKHERNTHFAKMHNRTQCGEKALGANDQKIVKLTDISSISFI; this is encoded by the exons ATGGGAGAATTGCAATTATTTCAGCACCTGGTGTACGAAATTAAgtcattatttattcat gcCAAAACACTTGGATGGATAGAAAAGTATGAATTTGAAATTGCCCTTCCAACTCGGCACAGGCAAGCTCCAACTCATGAACACAGTGTTATTTTACAGAAGATACTCCTTAATCTCCAGAATACAATACAG ATGATGTTAGCTGAGCAACAAAGGCCATTAACAGGTTCATTTACTTCTGAAGTACCAAATGAAGGCAAAGAGCTGACTAGTTATCATTCATCAACATCAAATGATATAATGTGTTATGCACCAGATAGGGTGTATAGAAGTGACAAAAAGGCTGACAGTGAACACATCACAGCATCGGGACAGGATCCTGAAGACAAGTTGACGAAGTGTCTCCCTCAGCAACTGCCAACAACAAAAGAGGCAGAAGCTGCTAATGTGCTCATGAATCTCTCAGGCAAAGCTGCAGACCGTGTAGGACACTCCAGACTAGAGGGCTGTACGATTCTTCATCAAGAAGTTATCAGTTCTGATGCTACAAAGCCGACCCTCTATGTGGTGCCCTCAGGAACATCAAACTCAAATGTTAAAAGGGAATATCCTGTCTGTGATGAGGTACCACAAATTAATGAGAAAGACCTATTACCTCTAGCAACACAGGTTTTGTGCCAGTTCTGCTCACAACAGTGCGAAGACTTGGTGGAACTGCATGAGCATGTTTTGGCCATGCACAACATGTGTGAAACTGAGCCACCATTCATGACTTCTTACAAGAAGTTAAAGAATCAAAACCAGGATGAAGATGTGGAAAGCAGAACTCCaggtgaaggaaggagacacAAAGAAACCAAGAATAAAAATTATGAGCAAGAATCACATAGCCTTGATGAGCTTTTAATTCCTGTGACTAGTTCAGGTGGCATATTAAGACatgaaagtgagaaaagaaaattcaTTGAAGAcaagaaggcaaagaagaaaccACGATCCAGAAAAGGGAATCAGAATGCAGAAGGCAAAACTGCAAGCTTGGAACTGTGCAATAAAATGTCTCATAGTGAAGGGCAAGATTGTTACAGCAAAAGTCTTTGGGATAAATGTAATGACAGTAGACAAGAGCTTACCCatgatataaatgtgtctgtgatTGATAATACACCTAAGCAATATTCTCCTTTAAAAGCAGATCAAGTacatttagaagaaaaagaaaagagtgtgCAGATTCATCATCCCACAGAAGTGCCAGTATCCCAAGCCACAGGTGATGCTTTGGCAATAGCAATTGAGTCCTCAAAGATAAGAGTCATAGAAGCCAAAGTAACCATATTTGTGTGTCTGAAATGCAGTTCATGTTATACCAATGCTCAAGAATTCAGAACACATGCATGTAGTAGAATTCAGCCAGTCATTGAAAGATGTCCTGATGGGTCTGTTGTTCTTGTCAAGCATATAAACACTGAAGAAAATCAAGCTCAGCTGTCTGAAGAAGAGGTTTGGTATTTCCCTGAATTCCTCATTCGACAACAGAGAGGAGACAAAAAGCAGACAGGAGAATTAGAGATAGTTGACACATTATCTGGGCACAGGCTGCAACTTTATACTGCTTATCAGCCATCCTATCTTAGTGAACAGCTGATATCCTTCAG GTGCCCAACTTGTGAAAAGGATAGTGACAGTTTGGGCAAATTCTTCGACCACTTGACCAAAGGACCATGTATGTTCCGATGCCCCAACTGCAGTCTTGTTTACGTAACACAGGATAAACTACAGAAGCATCGATCCTCTTTACATCCAACCTTAGAA GACCGCACATGCCCTAATTGTCATGAGGTGTTTGAGAAAAGACACCAGCGCAACAAACATGTAAAGACTCAATGTTCCCAGTTGCACATATGTGATACATGTGGCAGCGTTCTCAAGAATGAATACAACCTACGAGTGCACATGCTCTCTCACCAA gaCAGGAAACACATATGCAGTGAATGTGGGGCAGCATTTCACCGTCGAGTGGTGCTTACTCGCCATATGATGCACCACTCGGGTACAAAACCACATGCTTGTCCACAGTGTAATGCCAGGTTCTACACAAAGCAACACCTCAAGACTCACTTAGACAGACACAGTGGAATTAAGAGATTCCCATGTTCTGCTTGTGATAAAGCCTACTACTCTAAACATGAAAGAAACACACACTTTGCAAAGATGCATAACAGAACTCAGTGTGGGGAAAAAGCTTTGGGTGCTAATGATCAGAAAATTGTCAAATTAACTGATATTAGTAGTAtatcatttatttga